A part of Gossypium hirsutum isolate 1008001.06 chromosome A07, Gossypium_hirsutum_v2.1, whole genome shotgun sequence genomic DNA contains:
- the LOC107956838 gene encoding uncharacterized protein, translated as MAGLNNDGKSSPPHRTLLDIIRDDRTLKDKKSWKTFRDKLRLKRAGSAWTSSVRVPTSDVNVQGSRSRSPSHGSPRSNSSDTTHAKDGGECVPVSDPPVVNSKMQLARRDSIRFGNNSTHADHNDSLDAAMPSDAPRSRSSKPQMARHPSIRLSSASHHQDDDDDEDEYDVAEGSDDEEYESPEEDEGSQPPVEVLSKERSLSAREAVAAQEAAEAAAGKGAVVEPVKMSLMDLLGETGYGMGEDDDDYDDEEEDEEEDEAAVSLSGGMEYTCGVCMVRHKGSAFIPCAHTFCRLCSRELMVQRGNCPLCNGYILEILDIF; from the coding sequence ATGGCTGGTTTAAATAATGATGGAAAATCGTCACCTCCGCACCGTACGCTTCTGGATATTATACGGGACGATAGGACCCTCAAAGACAAGAAGAGTTGGAAAACGTTTCGGGATAAGTTACGGCTGAAGCGAGCAGGTTCGGCCTGGACCTCCTCCGTCCGTGTCCCCACTTCCGATGTTAATGTTCAAGGTAGTAGATCACGGTCCCCGAGCCACGGTTCGCCTCGTTCTAACTCCTCTGACACCACCCATGCCAAGGATGGAGGCGAATGTGTCCCGGTTTCTGACCCGCCAGTTGTGAACTCTAAGATGCAATTGGCGCGGAGGGATTCTATTAGGTTTGGCAACAATTCCACTCATGCCGATCACAATGATTCTCTTGATGCCGCCATGCCCAGCGATGCTCCACGCTCAAGAAGCTCCAAGCCGCAAATGGCCCGCCACCCATCGATTCGTTTGTCTTCCGCGAGCCACCACCAAGATGACGACGACGACGAAGACGAATACGACGTTGCTGAGGGCAGCGATGACGAAGAATACGAGTCTCCTGAGGAAGATGAAGGATCGCAACCTCCGGTAGAGGTACTATCCAAAGAGAGATCATTGTCGGCGAGGGAGGCGGTGGCGGCACAGGAAGCGGCGGAAGCAGCAGCGGGGAAGGGTGCGGTGGTGGAGCCAGTTAAGATGTCATTAATGGACTTGTTGGGGGAAACGGGATACGGGATGGGCGAAGATGATGACGACTACGACgacgaagaagaagatgaagaggaaGATGAAGCAGCGGTGTCATTGAGCGGAGGGATGGAATACACGTGTGGCGTGTGCATGGTTAGGCATAAAGGGTCGGCGTTTATTCCATGCGCCCATACCTTTTGCCGGCTTTGTTCTAGGGAGCTAATGGTTCAGAGAGGTAACTGCCCGCTTTGCAATGGCTACATCTTGGAAATTCTTGATATCTTTTGA
- the LOC107955247 gene encoding protein XRI1: MNYNNDHEPWNPHGENHGIQKNYNLDPSLGAWTQVTLNEEDLSYMFDETTPVKDFEKLPYYVTHNDNITKELEQKRETSSQVKRRRMLQFDTHVVDSSLICNEMPSALLKPRERDDSIEEVLPGSAQWTAGFSEDASSSSYEGLDQSCEEWLAEYFNDAEMLLSSDELNLMGTSDVQIGISELCNSRPESAVDAVQKQAIQTPQNIVFKGRKSIIHAAPKLASSVAYPFAFIKPCGFHGDVTLKDINQRILTPPPSKSKQSNEDLAAAFPTSAFSGKPVVGKTKIRTEGGKGSITIMRTKG; encoded by the exons ATGAATTACAACAATGATCA TGAGCCTTGGAATCCGCATGGGGAGAATCATGGTATTCAAAAGAACTACAATTTGG ATCCCTCCCTAGGTGCATGGACTCAAGTGACCTTGAATGAGGAAGACCTTTCCTACATGTTTGATGAAACAACccctgttaaagattttgaaaaacTGCCTTATTATGTTACACATAACG ATAATATAACCAAGGAACTGGAACAGAAAAGGGAGACTTCTTCACAAGTTAAAAGGCGAAGAATGCTTCAGTTTGACACTCATGTAGTAGATTCTTCCCTCATCTGCAATGAGATGCCATCTGCACTCCTAAAACCAAGG GAGAGGGATGATTCGATTGAAGAGGTTTTACCTGGTTCAGCTCAGTGGACTGCTGGATTTTCAG AGGATGCATCATCTTCCAGTTATGAGGGTCTAGATCAGTCGTGTGAAGAGTGGCTTGCTGAATATTTTAACGATGCAGAGATGCTTCTTAGCTCTGATGAGTT GAATCTTATGGGCACATCTGATGTTCAAATTGGTATTTCAG AGTTGTGCAATTCCCGACCTGAGTCTGCAGTTGATGCTGTACAAAAGCAGGCAATTCAAACTCCTCAAAATATTGTCTTCAAAG GTAGGAAGTCTATCATACACGCAGCCCCTAAGCTAGCTTCTTCTGTTGCCTACCCATTTGCTTTCATTAAACCCTGTGGTTTCCATGGAGATGTTACCCTGAAGGATATAAACCAGCGAATCCTAACCCCACCAccatcaaaatcaaaacaaagcAATGAAGATCTTGCTGCTGCTTTCCCCACTTCTGCTTTTTCTGGGAAGCCTGTTGTTGGCAAAACTAAAATTCGTACTGAAGGTGGAAAAGGCAGCATCACCATTATGAGAACCAAAGGCTGA